One Nicotiana sylvestris chromosome 12, ASM39365v2, whole genome shotgun sequence genomic window carries:
- the LOC138882818 gene encoding uncharacterized protein: MAMYEAFYGRRCHSPVGWFELGEARLLGTYLVRDVLEKVKVIQERLHIAQSGQNSYADQKVRDVAYTKGEKVLLRMLPVKGMMRFGKKVKLSPRFVGPFEILERIREVVHRLALPPNLVGVHLIFHVSIFRKYHEDRSHVLDFSTVQLHENLTYEEEPVAILDWQVQELRSKSFLSV, encoded by the coding sequence ATGGCTATGTATGAGGCCTTTTATGGGAGGCGATGTCattctccggttggttggtttgagctcgGTGAAGCTAGATTGTTAGGCACCTATTTGGTTCGTGatgttttagagaaggttaaAGTAATTCAGGAGCGTCTTCATATAGCACAATCCGGGCAAAATAGTTATGCGGATcagaaggttcgggatgtggcTTACACTAAAGGTGAGAAGGTTCTTCTCCGAATGTTGCCTGTGAAGGGCATGATGCGATTTGGGAAAAAGGttaagttgagcccaaggtttgtTGGCCCGTTCGAGATCTTGGAAAGAATTAGGGAGGTTGTTCATAGGCTTGCATTGCCTCCTAACCTAGTTGGGGTACATTTGATATTTCATGTCTCCATATTTCGGAAGTACCATGAGGATAGGtcacatgttttggacttcagcacagtGCAGCTTCATGAGAATTTGACCTACGAGGAagagccagtggctattctagactggcaggttcaaGAGTTAAGATCAAAGAGTTTTCTTTCTGTATAA
- the LOC138882819 gene encoding uncharacterized protein produces the protein MVNFEAILGMDWLSLYHAILDCHAKIVTLSMQGLPRLEWIETPCQSTSIVVSYLKAPRMTENGYLAYLAYIDDSSTRVLSIDLARVMSQFPEAFPTDLTGMSPGRDIDFCIDLVLGTQLISIVPYHMDPTELKELKDQLQDLLEKGFN, from the coding sequence ATGGTGAATTTTGAGGCCATTcttggtatggattggttgtccctgtatcacgctatcttggattgtcatgccaaaatagTTACTTTATCCATGCAGGGGTTACCTAGATTAGAGTGGATAGAGACTCCTTGTCAATCCACTAGCATAGTAGTTTCATATTTGAAGGCTCCACGTATGACCGAGAATGGGTATTTGGCATATTTAGCTTATATCGACGATTCTAGTACGAGGGTTCTTTCTATAGATTTGGCACGAGTTATGAGTCAGTTTCCTGAGGCATTTCCTACAGATCTAACAGGTATGTCACCCGGCAGAgatatcgacttttgcattgatttggttcTGGGCACTCAACTTATTTCTATTGTACCGTACCATATGGATCCaactgagttgaaggaattgaaggatcagttgcaggatttgcttgagaagggaTTCAATTGA